TATTGTGTACTCCATGTACCCTTCCAATTTTGGAAGCTCATACCCAGATATGCTCCACATGCAAATCACTTTGTATTCCCTTGTTGTAGGATCAAATCCAAATTCATAAGTACGATATACATCTACTTTCGATAAGTCACATAATTTCTCTACTTGTGCTAAGTAAGCTGATCTGATCCAAGGTGTCGCTTCTTTGGTGATGACATTGTATAGACCTGCAGCATGATCCTCTTTAACTTCATTGTCAGAGTCCATatcttttctttctattttgtcGATTAAGCATATCATACCGTTGATGGGTTTTTGTATATGCTGACAAACCAACAAATCTTTATTCGATATGGCTTGCATGGTTTTTGTTGCTGTAGTTATTTCTTTGTGGTTTGTGTCTATGCACAAGTTTGCTGTACAAGGAATCTCAATTTTAACGCTTTCATCCTTAGGAAAAGACACCATGAGATTCACGATGAAGACCCGTGGACTTTCTAATACAGCTTTACTGGTCAAAAAATAGAGATGTGGACTTGTTTTCAATTGCCGTCGATGGTGTAATTTGATCAACCACTGATCCTTTTCAATCAAGGATTGCCAAGATTTGCATACGCGTTTGAAACGCACAAGCGATTTCAATGGAAGTCTGCTTAGTATCTCACATAGTATTTGATCATCAATGCAGCTAGTAGTAGTACCCTTCATCTTTTTCATGGTGGACGAAAAAGAAAAAGCTTCGCGGGGAAAAACTATATGGACCGAGTTTGAAACTATCGATATTTCCTTTCTTTTATAGGCATAAACTTTCTTGCAAACTAAGAAAATAATCATGATGGGATTGGGACTCGAACCCGGTCCTAACACCGTGTTTGGATACACTTCAGAAAAAGTTTTTCGACTTCTAGAAGCAAAAGAAAATCAACTTTTTTGTGATGGAAAATATTTTTACTTCTGACTTTGACTTTTTAACTTGAGCTTCTGGAAAAGCATAAGCACTTTTACTTCTCATTCCCAAACGCgccataaaacaattaattagGAAACAGAGGTATATTTTAGGACGACTTTCTATGCATGGCCACTAGCAAAGAATCTAAGGGATATTTTAGGACGACTTTCTATGCATGGGCACTAGCAACACTGG
Above is a genomic segment from Papaver somniferum cultivar HN1 chromosome 10, ASM357369v1, whole genome shotgun sequence containing:
- the LOC113316009 gene encoding putative F-box protein At1g46984, translated to MKGTTTSCIDDQILCEILSRLPLKSLVRFKRVCKSWQSLIEKDQWLIKLHHRRQLKTSPHLYFLTSKAVLESPRVFIVNLMVSFPKDESVKIEIPCTANLCIDTNHKEITTATKTMQAISNKDLLVCQHIQKPINGMICLIDKIERKDMDSDNEVKEDHAAGLYNVITKEATPWIRSAYLAQVEKLCDLSKVDVYRTYEFGFDPTTREYKVICMWSISGYELPKLEGYMEYTIYEDEEENYKMCEALTLGSDTAWRRIDKVPPSDKFSKDLYGSVYANGSIYWMYYNDIRPMLVAFDVGREDYRVMPDLDMIGIDRPNSYYLMELDGHLVIVKNPDNHTVNLWILDDDCDKNTSTTNTSNIKWTKEIIMLPICWSCQYVRLHAVEGTEYSILELSDVESDKPRYRDSVFVHSYNRKTKTFSKIEITGDESANSFLGANIGHPSYKFTMYVESLLTLQRSYR